The following is a genomic window from Armatimonadota bacterium.
TGCCTGGCCGTTCGCGTCGGTAATCCCGGTCCCAACGATCGTCCCCGAGACGATCATGCTCATGGTTTTGCCCGGAATTGGGGCGGAATCGGTGCCTCGCCTGAGGGTGGCGCGCAGGCTGACCGATTCTCCCGTTGCGCCGGTCGCCGGCTCGACAGAAATGCTGACGTCCGTTTGCGATACGTTCATTGTAACCGTGCTAGAAGAAGGCGCATAGTTGGCGTCGCCCAAAAATTCGGCCAGCAACGGGCTCGCGCCAATGGGCCAGCTCTCTTGCACGGTGGTCTGCAGAGAGGCGACTCCCTCGCTATTAGTAACGGCCGATCCGACGATTCCGCCATTAACCGAGAATCGTATCGATTTGCCTGCGACCAAGCCGTTGTTCGTCGTGCGGCGCATGGTGGCGACCAGCGAGATCGGCTCGCCAATTCGGCCATAGGCATTGTTGGCCTGAAGCGTGCTGCCGGTTTGACGGATAGTGAGCGGGGCTGCGCCCTCAGAGGGCGCAAGGTCCGCCTCGCCGGCGAATCGAGCATAAAGTTGTATCTCTCCAGAGCCCAGTTCGTCGACCAATCGATAGTAAAGGGTCGCCGTGCCGTTTCCGACCGTAACGGCCTCGCCAAGGTTCAGCCCAGAGGCATGGAAGGTAACCGTTCGATTGCCAAGGGGCACTCCGTCTGCCTGACGCCGCAAGACAGCAGTGAGAGGGATCACCTCGCCTATCATTCCGGAGGTTTCGCTAACGGTGATGACGGTTCCCGCCTGGCTTAGAGAGAGCGCAGAGAACCCGACCGTTGGGTGATGATCGATGTCCCCAGGAAACTCGGCGCGAATCTCTCGATTGCCGCTGGGCCAGTTGGAGGGGACCGCAAACACGGTGGAAGCCACGCCGTTTGCATCGGTAACGCCAAATCCAGCGTACATCTGACCGATAAAGAAGTTCACATCCTTGCCGACCAAAAGTTGTTGCAGATCGCGCGTTTTGAGCGTGGCGGTCAAGGTAACGTTGGACCCGGGCGCCGCGTTCTTGGGATCGACGATGAGTTCAGTTCGGATATCCGTCCATCTGACTTCGCAGATCCAGTTGGCCCAGGTGTTGACCGTGGCATACTGGCCGACGAACCAGACTGTGGCGGCTGGATTGCCTTGGAAATAGTCCAGCTGGGCAGCCATGTAACGGCCCCATGCTGTGCCGCCGAACACTCCCGTGCCGGCCTTGAGATTCTTGCTCGATTCGATTACGCCGCCGGCAGGCCACCCAAAGAAACGCGCAGAGAGATATTCGCCCAATACGTTCGAAGAGCGCGTAAAGACGGTCAACAGGTCGTTTTCTTCGGTCGCTTGAAGGCTGGGGAAGGCATAGTCGTATCGATCCTGGCCATAGATCGCGTCCTTTCGCACCAAGGTTGGCGTCTGGTTGATGTCCAAGACGTACATCTTGATGTTGGCTCGTGGGCCCGTTCCGCGGTCGAGCGCGACGTGCTGCGCTGCGTACAATCGACCGCCGACAAAAGCCACACGGTCCATCAGCCTGGCGTCGAGCGTTGCGATAACGGGTTGTCGGCCCGGCTCTGCAATGTTGGGGGGAGGCACATAGGCGCCAACCGGCACAGATTCGGTCGTTACTGTAGGTTGGCCGCCCGAGAAGCCTGCTAGAGGGTTTTGGACTCGAAACAGCGCAACCGAACTGCCCCCCGCGGCATTGGCCGAAAGCCACAGCGCGGGCATCGCGACCGACCAATCGTTCATCTGTGCGGGGGCTGTGCAATGCGGCATCTGCCAAATGTCGTAATAGCCTGCGGCTTGGTTGGCATAGACATCGGCCGAGCGGATGATTCGGATCTTGGAGTATCTGAAAGTTCCGTTCCACTCGCGCATGTTGGCTGCCAGAAACAGCGCGTTGCCCGTGTATCCGAGGTAAGGATCGTCCGCCCATTGTGCGACCAAGTTCGATCCGTCGCGGCGGGCGTCGAAGTTGTAGACGTACCATGTCCCGTGAGGATCGCCATCGTCGGAAACGCAAAGCGTGTGCCAACTGAGCTGCGTTTGGTCGTTTCGCCTTAGCACATAGATGACGAATCGGCCGTTGTGACGATCAAAGAGCGCCTTGGGGCTGAAAAAGAGATCGTCCGAAGCGAGCCAAACGTTGAAGTCGACTCGATACTGCTGCTGGCCATTTTTGGAGTAGATCGCCCAGTCGTCGTTAGTCGCCATCACCAAATGGTTCTGTCCGACCGCTAGGTTGGGATCGGGGGGCGAGGCGCCGTTCGGCCCTATTCCTGCAAAGTGTCGAAAGAACTG
Proteins encoded in this region:
- a CDS encoding Ig-like domain repeat protein, with translation MIHLGKGLVMASRFVLGVFALCLAGSTVVATAQEMGAASGKVQPFVTTTDIEPIWKESFRFLASPTPISDFEPQVGNSWAPEILTDEEGPSIQAESQFFRHFAGIGPNGASPPDPNLAVGQNHLVMATNDDWAIYSKNGQQQYRVDFNVWLASDDLFFSPKALFDRHNGRFVIYVLRRNDQTQLSWHTLCVSDDGDPHGTWYVYNFDARRDGSNLVAQWADDPYLGYTGNALFLAANMREWNGTFRYSKIRIIRSADVYANQAAGYYDIWQMPHCTAPAQMNDWSVAMPALWLSANAAGGSSVALFRVQNPLAGFSGGQPTVTTESVPVGAYVPPPNIAEPGRQPVIATLDARLMDRVAFVGGRLYAAQHVALDRGTGPRANIKMYVLDINQTPTLVRKDAIYGQDRYDYAFPSLQATEENDLLTVFTRSSNVLGEYLSARFFGWPAGGVIESSKNLKAGTGVFGGTAWGRYMAAQLDYFQGNPAATVWFVGQYATVNTWANWICEVRWTDIRTELIVDPKNAAPGSNVTLTATLKTRDLQQLLVGKDVNFFIGQMYAGFGVTDANGVASTVFAVPSNWPSGNREIRAEFPGDIDHHPTVGFSALSLSQAGTVITVSETSGMIGEVIPLTAVLRRQADGVPLGNRTVTFHASGLNLGEAVTVGNGTATLYYRLVDELGSGEIQLYARFAGEADLAPSEGAAPLTIRQTGSTLQANNAYGRIGEPISLVATMRRTTNNGLVAGKSIRFSVNGGIVGSAVTNSEGVASLQTTVQESWPIGASPLLAEFLGDANYAPSSSTVTMNVSQTDVSISVEPATGATGESVSLRATLRRGTDSAPIPGKTMSMIVSGTIVGTGITDANGQATVSYVVPSSLGMGVRTLQGSFSGDAVYRSGSGTSTLTVVQAETRVSVDPGVATIGAQTTLSATLRRSTDNAPLGSMSLNFFVDGIFVGAALTNASGFAQRPVTLQDTFQAGTKPLTVTYGGNDRYRPGEGESTVLVNRSPTTLTPYNVAAGIGATAALSATLRRNTDNGIIAGRPVRFLVEGQFVGTAQTNSSGLAVFLYPVPESLGLGQKTFTAQFDQDSAYESSSANGFLTVNKPGTVVAPLEWAAVAGSLTTLRAQVRRNTDNYPLAGRTIQFKVNQVLVGTAQSDSNGIATLTYLVPAALGLGFYPITGTFTGDDLYFGGVGNANLYVHRSVVTGTLDLEGLARDEFGISVQYAFTRGANTESKTMTLGPGGAFAVGTDFIGADASLSARVLGGSWLRQRHTGLVLGGVATRNFSLINGDADGNNQVEDADLAIVLTNFGGTGSSADLNRDSAVDDADLAIVLSSFGRSGDPQ